One Prolixibacteraceae bacterium DNA segment encodes these proteins:
- a CDS encoding DUF5686 and carboxypeptidase regulatory-like domain-containing protein — protein MKKLNIQLSRHFTFIFTALFLSILFCFQGYAQKKARKPKNRIKINGVVKDARTKEVIPFVNMMIKGKMTGTTTDLDGNFLLTNLSTKDTILVSAIGYDKRELIVKYMFGKYIGKKFIIKLTPDVTELSEVKILPRENPAFRIVRNISDNRSKNNPDRFESAEYNTYTKMTATLTNLSKIIRKNPLFKNHPGVFIQSKDSTKSDQLPILFMERITHDVKQKNPYIDYSKELDQKKRAIGFLEEADISGYAEQMTARVNFYDRFIELFGKSFASPVRKRGLMYYRYLITDSLFTDDGWEYTVSFRPKNKLEALFTGHFKVREDSWALMEIEAKLPDEAQINFVNKLQFKQKFQFINDSTLFWKNNVIEADFEFLDEEKNFLAPKEKVHLKQLSDYSNVKIHYNKLNPGEAGNDFKTVKAVPHKTDISFDHFRPEELDEVELQVTEALDSLNNHWAVKLGDAITKMVVTGYVEGKYVDYGPYTDWLMKNKVEGLRINANVRTSEGLIKNTELTGQVGYGFKDNDFKYTFGAKYRTSKDHWRFLTFKYRDDFSKVGDNGSIKMLRENTENTGEQSLLYSLIARKDIDKLVRDQSVSVGLIHEWKEGVTSTLDLSHHKVYSGMYIPFEQNGVPVSYYKNNEVSLTTRFSWDEKLDQTYFRRYYVGSLYPIINVKLTAGNYDIDSDKGNYYKVRATWKHKFNIGLTKLKYVAEAGYQFGKVPFTLLEVHRANQTYGLARYNYNTMNDMEFASTQFASLFLDYNLNGLVFKHIPLIKRWDWRESFSAKILQGRLDKNQIVGLDMPTYMHSLDNKPFIEFGAGISNIFQFLRIETIYRATHQLEVSKDNFGFRFRAEITF, from the coding sequence ATGAAAAAACTGAATATTCAATTGAGTAGACACTTCACATTTATTTTTACCGCACTGTTTTTATCCATTCTATTTTGTTTTCAAGGTTACGCACAAAAAAAAGCTAGAAAACCAAAAAATAGGATCAAGATTAATGGGGTCGTAAAAGATGCTAGAACAAAGGAGGTTATCCCTTTTGTAAACATGATGATCAAAGGCAAAATGACAGGTACAACAACGGACCTGGATGGAAATTTCTTATTAACTAATTTATCAACTAAAGATACAATACTAGTATCTGCAATAGGCTATGATAAGAGGGAGCTTATTGTAAAATACATGTTTGGTAAATACATTGGTAAGAAGTTTATAATAAAGCTAACACCTGATGTTACAGAACTTTCTGAGGTGAAGATATTACCAAGAGAGAACCCGGCTTTCCGTATTGTAAGAAATATTAGCGATAATAGGTCTAAAAACAATCCAGATAGATTTGAGAGTGCAGAGTATAATACTTATACAAAAATGACTGCCACCTTAACAAATCTTTCTAAGATTATTAGAAAAAACCCTCTGTTTAAGAATCATCCTGGTGTATTCATCCAGAGTAAAGATTCAACAAAGTCAGACCAATTACCTATTCTTTTTATGGAAAGAATAACCCATGATGTCAAACAAAAGAATCCTTATATTGACTATTCTAAAGAGTTAGATCAGAAAAAGCGAGCGATTGGATTTCTTGAAGAAGCAGATATCAGTGGTTATGCGGAACAGATGACTGCAAGGGTCAATTTCTACGATCGCTTTATCGAACTTTTTGGAAAATCTTTTGCAAGTCCTGTACGCAAAAGAGGTCTGATGTACTATCGTTATCTAATCACGGATAGTCTATTTACCGATGATGGATGGGAGTATACAGTCTCCTTTAGACCAAAAAATAAGCTTGAGGCTCTTTTTACAGGACACTTTAAGGTAAGAGAAGATTCGTGGGCATTAATGGAAATTGAAGCGAAATTACCTGATGAAGCACAGATTAACTTTGTAAATAAACTACAGTTTAAGCAAAAGTTCCAATTTATAAATGATTCTACTCTATTTTGGAAAAATAATGTGATTGAAGCGGATTTCGAGTTCTTAGATGAAGAGAAGAATTTCCTTGCTCCCAAAGAGAAGGTACACTTGAAGCAACTTAGTGATTATAGCAATGTGAAGATACATTATAATAAACTAAATCCTGGAGAGGCTGGAAATGATTTTAAGACGGTAAAGGCAGTACCACACAAAACAGATATTTCCTTTGATCACTTCAGGCCAGAAGAGTTAGACGAAGTAGAATTACAAGTGACGGAGGCATTAGATTCTTTAAACAATCATTGGGCTGTTAAATTAGGAGATGCAATCACAAAGATGGTGGTTACGGGGTATGTAGAAGGAAAATATGTTGACTACGGACCCTATACAGATTGGCTCATGAAGAACAAAGTGGAAGGACTTAGAATAAATGCCAATGTTAGAACTAGTGAGGGGTTGATTAAAAACACAGAACTTACTGGTCAAGTTGGATACGGTTTTAAAGACAATGACTTTAAGTATACATTTGGTGCAAAATATAGAACAAGCAAGGATCACTGGAGATTTCTTACCTTTAAGTACCGAGATGATTTTAGTAAAGTTGGTGACAACGGGAGTATAAAAATGCTAAGAGAAAATACAGAGAATACAGGAGAACAGAGTCTACTATATTCACTCATTGCAAGAAAAGATATCGATAAATTAGTAAGAGATCAGTCTGTTTCTGTTGGCCTGATTCATGAGTGGAAAGAGGGGGTAACATCGACATTAGATCTATCCCATCATAAAGTATATTCAGGGATGTATATTCCATTTGAACAAAATGGAGTACCTGTTTCCTATTATAAAAACAACGAAGTATCCTTAACAACAAGGTTTAGCTGGGATGAGAAGTTGGATCAAACCTACTTTAGAAGATACTACGTTGGGTCGTTGTATCCCATTATTAATGTAAAACTTACTGCAGGTAACTACGATATTGATTCTGACAAAGGAAACTATTATAAAGTGAGGGCAACATGGAAACATAAGTTCAATATTGGTCTTACAAAACTAAAGTATGTAGCAGAAGCGGGGTATCAATTTGGAAAAGTTCCTTTCACGCTGCTTGAAGTACACCGTGCAAATCAAACGTATGGTCTTGCTAGATATAACTATAACACCATGAATGACATGGAGTTTGCTAGTACTCAGTTTGCTAGTCTATTCTTAGACTATAATCTAAATGGATTGGTTTTTAAACACATTCCTCTGATCAAAAGGTGGGACTGGAGAGAGTCATTCTCTGCAAAAATTCTTCAAGGACGATTAGATAAGAACCAGATTGTAGGTCTTGACATGCCAACATACATGCATTCATTAGATAACAAACCATTTATTGAGTTTGGTGCGGGTATTAGTAACATCTTTCAATTCC
- a CDS encoding flavin reductase family protein: MGKVNWKPGNMVYPLPAALISCGWNEENYNLITISWTGTVCTNPPMVYISVRPERHSYDLIKESGEFVINLTTKSMAKETDWCGVKSGKDFNKFKETGLTPIAGEQVKAPIVKESPISIECKVKEIVSLGSHDMFIADVVNVVADEAYLDPETGSFDLSKAEPIAYSHGHYFALGEGLGRFGHSVQKKKNIKRKK, translated from the coding sequence ATGGGAAAAGTAAATTGGAAACCTGGAAATATGGTTTATCCACTTCCAGCTGCACTTATATCATGCGGATGGAACGAAGAGAACTATAATTTAATCACCATATCTTGGACAGGAACAGTATGTACAAACCCTCCTATGGTCTATATTTCTGTTCGACCAGAACGTCATAGCTATGATTTGATAAAAGAATCTGGTGAGTTTGTTATTAATTTAACAACCAAGTCTATGGCGAAAGAGACAGATTGGTGTGGTGTTAAGTCAGGTAAAGATTTCAATAAATTTAAAGAGACTGGCTTGACTCCAATTGCAGGGGAACAGGTTAAAGCCCCAATAGTGAAGGAGTCTCCTATCTCTATTGAATGTAAAGTGAAAGAGATTGTCTCGTTAGGCTCTCATGATATGTTTATTGCAGATGTGGTGAATGTGGTCGCCGATGAGGCTTACCTCGATCCAGAGACTGGTAGCTTCGATCTCTCTAAGGCAGAGCCTATAGCCTATTCGCATGGGCACTACTTCGCTTTAGGTGAAGGATTAGGTCGTTTTGGACATAGCGTTCAAAAGAAAAAGAATATAAAACGAAAGAAATAA
- a CDS encoding M3 family metallopeptidase, which produces MSACTEKKQSLDNPLLETWTTPYQTPPFSKIKPEHYRPAFDIAIKEAKEEVDAIINSKENPTFENTIVALSNSGERLGRILSIAYNLDSSNTSPELQGFLKDINPLLSDFNSYRSLNEDLFKRVKAVYENPGNLNDEQKKLLEDTYIGFVRSGAELDEKAKLLFAEVNKSLSENSLKFGQNDLHETNEYSMLVEDEGALDGLPQFAKDAAAEAAKEAGKEGWLFTMHGPSVGPFLKYADNRELREKLYRMYTSLAYHDNEYNNTEVIRNMVNLRLEKAKLLGYENYASFQLERRMAESPEKVMSFLNQLHEKSKPAAQKEYQEVLAFAKKSGFNGELQRWDWSYYTEKLMQEKYGFNEQDIKPYFELSKVKEGVFTLANKLYGITFKKNNTIDKYHPEVDSYEVYDKDGSLLAILYLDFFPRKSKSSGAWMTTYRDEKIENGKRVIPFVSLVTNFTKPTKDTPSLLTFREVTTFLHEFGHGLHGMFANTTYDALSGTSVYRDFVELPSQVLENWGPEKEWLDLFAVHYQTGEKIPAELVKKLIRSQNYLAGYLSERQLSFGMNDMNWHSITEPFSGDVKEMEDRAMSPMELFPSIKGSCFSTAFGHIFAGGYASGYYGYKWAEVLDADAFNVFKEEGLFNKETASRFRSTILEKGGTEHPMKLYIDFKGSEPSVDALLKRSGLL; this is translated from the coding sequence ATGAGTGCATGTACTGAAAAAAAACAAAGTTTGGACAATCCGTTGTTAGAAACATGGACAACTCCTTATCAAACCCCACCTTTTTCTAAGATCAAACCAGAACATTATCGTCCTGCTTTTGATATTGCCATTAAAGAGGCAAAAGAAGAGGTAGATGCAATAATTAACTCTAAAGAGAATCCTACTTTTGAGAATACAATTGTTGCATTATCTAACTCAGGAGAAAGACTGGGTCGTATTTTATCTATTGCTTATAATTTAGATAGTTCAAATACTTCTCCTGAATTACAAGGTTTCTTGAAAGATATAAACCCTCTTTTATCTGATTTTAATAGCTATAGAAGCTTAAATGAGGATCTTTTTAAAAGAGTAAAAGCTGTTTATGAAAATCCAGGAAATCTAAATGATGAACAAAAAAAGCTTCTAGAAGATACTTACATTGGCTTTGTTCGTAGTGGTGCAGAATTAGATGAAAAAGCAAAATTACTTTTTGCTGAAGTGAATAAATCACTTTCTGAAAATAGTCTAAAATTCGGTCAAAATGATCTTCATGAAACCAATGAATATTCTATGTTGGTGGAAGACGAAGGGGCACTAGATGGTTTACCTCAGTTTGCTAAAGATGCTGCAGCTGAAGCAGCAAAAGAGGCTGGAAAAGAAGGTTGGTTATTTACGATGCATGGTCCTTCTGTTGGTCCTTTCTTAAAGTATGCTGACAACCGTGAGTTGAGAGAAAAACTGTATCGTATGTATACTTCATTGGCATATCATGACAATGAATATAACAATACGGAAGTGATTCGTAACATGGTGAACTTAAGACTTGAGAAAGCAAAACTCTTAGGCTATGAGAACTATGCTTCGTTCCAATTAGAGCGTCGTATGGCTGAAAGTCCAGAAAAAGTGATGAGCTTCTTGAATCAACTTCATGAGAAGTCGAAGCCTGCTGCCCAAAAAGAGTATCAAGAGGTGTTGGCTTTTGCTAAGAAGAGTGGTTTCAATGGGGAGTTACAAAGATGGGACTGGTCTTATTACACAGAAAAGTTGATGCAAGAGAAGTATGGTTTCAATGAACAAGATATTAAACCTTACTTCGAATTATCTAAAGTAAAAGAGGGTGTGTTCACACTTGCTAATAAGTTGTATGGAATCACTTTCAAAAAGAATAATACCATTGATAAATACCATCCTGAAGTAGACTCTTATGAGGTATATGATAAAGATGGTTCGTTGTTGGCTATCCTTTACCTAGATTTCTTCCCTCGTAAGAGCAAGAGCTCTGGTGCTTGGATGACCACTTATCGTGATGAGAAAATCGAAAATGGAAAACGTGTGATTCCATTTGTGTCTTTGGTTACAAACTTCACAAAACCTACAAAGGACACTCCTTCTCTTTTGACTTTTAGAGAAGTGACCACTTTCCTTCACGAATTTGGACATGGTCTACATGGTATGTTTGCAAACACAACTTATGATGCACTATCAGGTACTAGTGTATACCGTGACTTCGTAGAGCTTCCATCTCAAGTACTAGAGAACTGGGGACCAGAGAAAGAGTGGTTAGATCTTTTTGCAGTTCACTACCAAACTGGAGAAAAAATTCCAGCAGAGTTAGTGAAAAAATTGATCAGATCTCAAAATTACCTTGCTGGTTATTTGTCTGAAAGACAACTTAGCTTTGGTATGAACGATATGAATTGGCACTCTATTACAGAACCTTTTTCTGGAGATGTAAAAGAGATGGAAGACAGAGCAATGTCTCCAATGGAGCTGTTCCCTTCTATCAAAGGTAGCTGTTTTAGTACTGCTTTTGGTCATATCTTTGCAGGTGGTTATGCTTCTGGATACTATGGATACAAATGGGCTGAGGTCTTAGATGCGGATGCTTTTAATGTATTCAAAGAAGAAGGTCTTTTCAACAAAGAGACAGCATCTCGCTTTAGATCTACTATTCTTGAAAAAGGTGGTACAGAACATCCAATGAAACTATATATTGATTTCAAAGGATCTGAGCCTTCTGTGGATGCTCTTTTGAAAAGAAGTGGATTGTTATAA
- a CDS encoding DUF5110 domain-containing protein produces MKYQRFQLLLILLLFVGVEASMGQVRDMKVDKNETLHFTLHQTPIQISLFNNTTVEIKALNTNKVIDTKAIFAENQHIPHIKNTHYGAIIEGTYWIAKVNKEPFSIRFFKKRDLLNPFAEVMNIVYKEAKLQYDLKVKPNEQIYGGGARAISMDRRGETLKLHNEPHYSYGWGEKNLNFSQPLFFSSNNYSIFYNSGATGFADICDTKKNTLSIGSGYSGNALYITIGEDPKDLHHQFAKLVGTAPLPPRWALGNLMSRFGYTSQRQAEEMIEKMQAEEVPVDAIILDLYWFGYGQKEWRMGDLKWNTDSFPTHRKMIQKFKKKGIQTILIAEPFILESTKSHKDAEKANALGLNKDGDPFIIEKFWFGKASLVDIFSDAGKKWFWNKYNPLIKEGVSAWWGDLGEPEMHPDGIHYQLGTTNQIHNIYGHYWSKMLSDEYAKNYPNTRLFHLNRAGFVGTQRFSSFPWSGDVSRSWRGLKPQIPIMLGLSMGQIPYASSDLGGFCAGPQNNELYTRWLQFGVFNPIYRPHGADVPSEVVEYPDSVKRVVKKAINLRYQLMPYNYNLTWQQTKQGTALASPWFFENDIPKEMWDRDDVYMWGPSFLVYPVLEEGQKTKEMFLPNGIWFNFYNDDRYLGNSNITLPLTLDHIPVFVKAGSFIPMVESFQNTQHYNTKKLTMHYYADRTVGESTYTWFNDDGKGKNNLQNNQFETLDCKINQTSEGVTLETHHTGSLYNVAKSKTRTIQWVFHNVDNPVKVLINNQVITLQSEYNSEVKTLTIEIDQKENQKIELKY; encoded by the coding sequence ATGAAATATCAAAGATTCCAACTGCTATTAATACTTCTTCTTTTTGTAGGAGTGGAAGCATCAATGGGACAGGTCAGAGATATGAAGGTCGACAAGAATGAAACGTTACACTTCACTCTTCATCAGACTCCAATTCAAATATCTCTTTTTAATAACACCACTGTTGAGATCAAAGCGTTAAACACCAATAAAGTGATTGATACGAAAGCAATTTTTGCAGAAAATCAACACATCCCACATATTAAAAACACCCATTATGGTGCAATCATTGAAGGGACTTATTGGATTGCAAAAGTAAACAAAGAACCATTCTCAATACGATTCTTTAAGAAGCGTGACCTTCTCAATCCGTTTGCGGAAGTAATGAACATTGTTTACAAAGAGGCAAAGCTTCAATATGACCTGAAGGTTAAACCAAACGAACAGATATATGGAGGTGGTGCTAGAGCAATTAGCATGGATCGTCGAGGAGAGACACTAAAACTTCATAACGAACCTCACTACTCCTATGGTTGGGGTGAAAAGAATCTAAACTTTTCACAACCTCTATTCTTCTCATCAAATAACTATAGTATCTTCTACAATAGTGGTGCTACCGGATTTGCTGACATTTGTGATACTAAAAAGAACACTTTATCTATAGGTTCTGGTTATAGTGGAAACGCATTGTACATAACCATTGGAGAAGACCCTAAAGACCTACACCATCAGTTCGCAAAACTGGTTGGCACAGCTCCTTTACCTCCTCGATGGGCCCTAGGAAACCTGATGTCTCGATTTGGGTACACCTCCCAAAGGCAAGCGGAAGAGATGATTGAAAAGATGCAGGCGGAAGAGGTTCCAGTAGATGCTATTATCCTTGATCTTTATTGGTTTGGTTATGGACAGAAAGAATGGAGAATGGGGGACCTGAAGTGGAATACCGATTCATTTCCTACACATCGTAAGATGATTCAAAAGTTTAAGAAAAAAGGCATACAAACCATTCTTATTGCAGAGCCTTTTATTCTTGAATCAACAAAAAGCCACAAAGATGCAGAGAAAGCCAATGCGCTAGGATTAAACAAAGATGGAGATCCATTTATTATTGAAAAGTTTTGGTTTGGCAAAGCCTCTCTTGTCGACATTTTTTCTGATGCAGGGAAAAAGTGGTTTTGGAATAAGTACAATCCTCTTATCAAAGAAGGAGTATCTGCTTGGTGGGGAGACTTAGGAGAACCTGAGATGCACCCTGATGGTATACACTACCAATTAGGTACAACGAATCAAATTCATAACATCTACGGCCATTATTGGAGTAAAATGTTATCAGATGAGTATGCTAAGAACTACCCAAACACCAGACTATTTCACTTAAACAGGGCAGGTTTTGTTGGGACTCAAAGATTCTCTAGCTTCCCATGGTCTGGAGATGTATCACGCAGTTGGAGAGGTTTAAAACCTCAAATACCAATCATGTTAGGTTTAAGTATGGGACAAATTCCTTACGCTAGTTCCGATCTTGGAGGATTCTGTGCAGGGCCACAAAACAATGAATTATACACACGTTGGCTACAGTTTGGTGTATTTAATCCTATATATCGACCCCATGGTGCAGATGTTCCTTCAGAAGTGGTAGAATATCCTGATTCAGTGAAAAGAGTAGTTAAAAAAGCCATTAACCTTAGATATCAACTAATGCCATATAACTATAACCTAACATGGCAACAGACCAAACAAGGAACAGCGCTTGCTTCTCCTTGGTTTTTTGAAAATGATATTCCTAAAGAGATGTGGGATAGAGATGATGTCTATATGTGGGGGCCTAGTTTCTTAGTCTATCCTGTTCTTGAAGAAGGACAAAAGACAAAAGAGATGTTCTTACCAAATGGAATATGGTTCAATTTTTATAACGATGATCGTTATTTAGGAAATAGCAATATTACTTTACCTTTAACATTAGATCATATTCCAGTATTTGTAAAAGCAGGATCATTTATCCCTATGGTAGAATCTTTTCAAAACACACAGCATTATAATACGAAAAAACTTACCATGCACTATTATGCGGATAGGACAGTGGGAGAAAGCACTTATACATGGTTCAATGATGATGGAAAAGGTAAAAATAATCTGCAAAACAATCAATTTGAAACTTTAGATTGTAAGATCAATCAAACAAGTGAAGGGGTTACCTTAGAAACACATCATACTGGAAGTTTATATAATGTGGCTAAATCAAAAACTAGAACAATTCAATGGGTTTTTCACAATGTTGATAACCCTGTTAAAGTACTAATAAACAATCAAGTGATTACGCTACAAAGTGAATATAACTCAGAAGTGAAGACACTAACAATAGAGATCGATCAGAAAGAAAATCAGAAGATCGAATTGAAATATTAA
- a CDS encoding glycoside hydrolase family 13 protein, whose product MKKTILSIILSFVFCLNTFAAKPKLERIEPMFWWAEMHNPHLQLLVHGQDIALTQVSLSYPGVEIKGITQLDSKNYLFVDLNISKEAKPGFFDIVFKQKKRVVATYRYELKQRGANSAMRDGFNKSDALYLIMPDRFANGDTSNDNIDGMRENHNRKNSLGRHGGDIAGIEQHLDYIINQGYTAIWLNPVLENDMPEQSYHGYAVTDFYQIDRHYGSNEDYKDFAEKAKDQNIKLIMDMIFNHCGAFHWWMNDLPSKDWINNMPEGVDLTKIEYTDAAMEKMDKSAFTITTHRKTVIEDPHVAKSDHDHLVDGWFVPSMPDLNQKNPYVARYLIQNSIWWIEYAHLAGIRMDTYPYPDKEMMAQWNKEVLEAYPNFTIVGEEMFFDPAIVSYWEGKEPNRDGYTPYCPSMMDFPLQGALCQAFTEEEGWENGLMKIYLTLAKDFLYSDPFNLVTFPDNHDLSRYYSVMNKDLDLWKMGIATTLTTRGIPQIFYGTETLMEGFAHDGHGKMRADFPGGWKGDKVNAFTGEGLNKDQIEAQKYIRTILKWRKNCTPILEGKLKHYIPQDGIYLYSRYTDKENVIVILNKNREEKEIDPMKYQEVLKGYTKGKDIFTNQSISIQKTFKVRGKSALILELH is encoded by the coding sequence ATGAAAAAAACCATATTATCCATCATTCTATCATTCGTTTTCTGCCTAAATACATTTGCAGCAAAACCGAAGCTTGAACGTATTGAGCCAATGTTTTGGTGGGCAGAGATGCACAACCCTCATCTTCAACTTTTAGTTCACGGACAAGATATTGCACTTACTCAAGTAAGCCTATCATACCCTGGAGTAGAGATAAAGGGAATAACACAACTAGATAGTAAAAATTATCTTTTTGTAGACCTAAACATTTCCAAAGAAGCAAAGCCTGGATTCTTTGATATTGTATTCAAGCAGAAAAAAAGAGTCGTTGCGACTTACCGCTACGAGCTAAAACAACGTGGAGCAAATTCTGCAATGCGTGATGGCTTTAACAAAAGCGATGCACTGTACCTTATTATGCCAGATAGATTTGCCAATGGAGACACATCCAATGACAACATTGACGGCATGAGAGAAAATCACAATCGTAAAAACTCATTAGGACGTCATGGAGGGGATATTGCAGGTATAGAACAACATCTTGACTATATCATCAATCAAGGATATACTGCCATCTGGTTAAATCCAGTACTAGAAAATGATATGCCAGAACAATCATATCATGGATACGCTGTTACAGATTTCTATCAAATTGACCGTCACTACGGTAGCAATGAAGATTACAAAGACTTTGCAGAAAAGGCAAAAGATCAAAATATAAAGCTTATCATGGACATGATTTTCAACCACTGTGGTGCATTCCATTGGTGGATGAATGATCTACCTTCTAAAGATTGGATTAACAATATGCCAGAAGGAGTAGACCTTACAAAGATCGAGTATACGGATGCTGCCATGGAGAAGATGGACAAATCAGCCTTCACCATTACAACACATAGAAAAACAGTCATTGAAGATCCACACGTTGCAAAATCAGACCATGATCATCTTGTAGATGGGTGGTTTGTACCATCAATGCCTGATTTGAATCAAAAGAATCCATACGTTGCACGTTATCTTATTCAAAACTCTATTTGGTGGATTGAATATGCTCACCTTGCAGGAATCAGAATGGACACTTATCCATATCCTGATAAAGAGATGATGGCACAATGGAACAAAGAGGTACTAGAAGCTTATCCTAACTTTACTATTGTTGGAGAAGAGATGTTCTTTGATCCTGCAATTGTTTCATATTGGGAAGGAAAAGAACCAAACCGTGATGGATACACACCTTATTGTCCTTCTATGATGGACTTCCCTCTACAAGGAGCTTTATGCCAAGCGTTCACAGAAGAGGAGGGGTGGGAAAATGGATTAATGAAAATCTATCTTACTCTTGCAAAAGATTTTCTTTATAGCGACCCTTTCAACTTGGTTACATTCCCTGACAATCATGATCTTTCACGTTACTACTCAGTGATGAATAAAGATCTTGATCTTTGGAAAATGGGTATTGCAACAACATTAACCACTAGAGGTATTCCTCAGATTTTTTATGGGACAGAGACTCTAATGGAAGGGTTTGCTCATGATGGACATGGTAAGATGAGAGCCGATTTCCCTGGTGGGTGGAAAGGCGATAAAGTAAATGCCTTTACAGGAGAAGGACTTAATAAAGACCAAATAGAGGCTCAAAAATATATTCGTACCATCTTAAAATGGAGAAAGAATTGTACTCCAATATTAGAAGGAAAATTGAAGCATTACATTCCACAGGATGGAATCTACCTTTACTCACGTTACACCGACAAAGAGAACGTGATTGTTATCTTAAACAAAAACAGGGAAGAAAAAGAGATTGATCCGATGAAATATCAAGAGGTACTTAAAGGATATACAAAAGGGAAGGATATATTCACCAATCAATCTATCAGTATCCAAAAAACTTTTAAAGTAAGAGGAAAGAGTGCTCTTATTCTTGAACTTCATTAA